The proteins below are encoded in one region of Zootoca vivipara chromosome 10, rZooViv1.1, whole genome shotgun sequence:
- the AVPR1A gene encoding vasopressin V1a receptor, with protein sequence MHFGEGAGGSAAWGAPSSAWNASEAEESGASAEPPRSGGGANGSSSNRYGRDEELAKLEIAVLGLTFALAVLGNSFVLLALHRTPRQKASRMHLFIRHLSFADLAVAFFQILPQLCWDVTHRFHGPDGLCRVVKHLQVFGMFASAYMLVVMTADRYIAVCHPLKTLQQPSKRSRFMIAAAWALSFVLSLPQYFIFSLREVESGSQVYDCWAQFVMPWGPRAYITWITGSIFVAPVVILVTCYGFICYHIWSNVRDKTRRRRKREVASPRGGALRKGLLLTPCVSSIKNVSRAKIRTVKMTFVIVSAYIVCWAPFFTVQMRSVWEDQSSWHESEDILITVTALLACLNSCCNPWIYMFFSGHLLHDFIRSFLCCQKTGQRLNKEDSESVSRRHTSFTINRSPTNSLDTCRKSPDLSQSISSIPMTS encoded by the exons ATGCACTTCGGAGAGGGTGCCGGCGGTTCCGCCGCCTGGGGAGCGCCGTCGTCCGCCTGGAACGCGAGCGAGGCGGAGGAATCGGGCGCCAGCGCAGAGCCTCCCCGGTCCGGCGGCGGCGCCAACGGGAGTAGCAGCAACCGCTACGGGCGGGACGAGGAGCTGGCCAAGCTGGAGATCGCGGTGCTGGGCTTGACGTTCGCCTTGGCGGTGCTGGGCAACTCCTTTGTGCTGCTGGCGCTGCACCGGACCCCTCGCCAGAAGGCGTCGCGCATGCACCTCTTCATCCGGCACCTGAGCTTTGCCGACCTGGCGGTGGCTTTCTTCCAAATCCTGCCGCAGCTGTGCTGGGACGTGACGCACCGCTTCCACGGGCCCGACGGGCTGTGCCGCGTGGTGAAGCACCTGCAGGTGTTTGGCATGTTCGCGTCGGCCTACATGCTGGTGGTGATGACGGCCGACCGCTACATCGCCGTGTGCCACCCGCTCAAGACGCTGCAGCAGCCCAGCAAGCGCTCCCGGTTCATGATCGCGGCCGCCTGGGCGCTCAGCTTCGTGCTCAGCCTGCCGCAGTACTTCATCTTCTCGCTGCGCGAGGTGGAGAGCGGCTCCCAAGTCTACGACTGCTGGGCGCAATTCGTCATGCCCTGGGGGCCGCGCGCCTACATCACCTGGATCACGGGCAGCATCTTCGTGGCGCCCGTCGTCATCCTGGTCACCTGCTACGGCTTCATCTGCTACCACATTTGGAGCAACGTCCGCGACAAGACACGACGGCGACGGAAGCGGGAGGTGGCTTCTCCGCGAGGGGGCGCCCTGCGCAAGGGGCTGCTCCTCACGCCCTGTGTCAGCAGCATCAAGAACGTCTCCCGCGCCAAGATCCGCACGGTCAAAATGACCTTCGTGATCGTCTCGGCTTACATCGTCTGCTGGGCACCTTTCTTCACCGTCCAGATGCGCTCCGTCTGGGAAGACCAATCCAGCTGGCATG AGTCAGAGGACATTTTAATTACTGTCACTGCCCTTTTGGCCTGCTTGAACAGTTGCTGCAACCCGTGGATCTACATGTTCTTTAGTGGGCACCTCCTGCACGACTTCATACGGAGCTTCCTATGCTGTCAGAAAACTGGACAGAGGCTGAATAAAGAAGATTCCGAGAGTGTCAGCAGGAGACATACTTCTTTCACCATCAACAGAAGTCCGACAAACAGTTTGGACACGTGCAGAAAATCTCCAGATTTATCACAGTCCATTAGCTCCATCCCCATGACATCCTGA